Below is a window of Acidobacteriota bacterium DNA.
GCCGTAATCCCGCTGTGGCTGGGAATCCCCTTTGCCGGCATCCTGCTTTCCATCGCCCTTTTCCCGGTCCTGGCTCCCCGCTTCTGGCACCACCGGTACCCCTGGGTGTCGGCTGCCTGGGGCCTCGCGGCCGTCGTGCCCTTCGTGGCCCTTCACGCCGGTCGGGCCGTGAACGAGCTGCTGCACATCGTTCTCGTCGACTACATCCCCTTCATCATCCTCCTGTGGGGACTCTTCACCGTGTCGGGCGGGATCGCGCTCCGGGGACGCCTGGTCGGGACACCCGGCCTGAACCTGCTGTTCATGGCCTCCGGCACCGTGCTCGCCTCGTTCATGGGGACGACCGGGGCCGCCATGCTCCTGATCCGCCCCCTCCTCAAGGCCAACCGGAACCGGCGTCACAAGGTGCACACGGTCGTCTTCTTCATCTTCCTGACGGCCAACGTCGGCGGCTGCCTGACACCCCTGGGCGACCCGCCCCTCTTCCTGGGCTTTCTGCACCACGTTCCCTTCTTCTGGACCCTCAAGCTGATGCCGGTCTTCCTCTTCACCGCGGGTGTGCTCCTGGCGGTCTACGCCCTGATCGAAACCCGGCTTTACCGGCAGGACCGGCGGGGGATGCTCCGGAAGGAGGCCGAGGCCCCGGATCCTCACCGCCTGTCCGTGGACGGGAAGCGGAACTTTCTCTTTCTGGGAGGGATCCTCGGTGCGGTTTTGATGTCCGGGATGTGGGCCGGACCGGGCTTCCACCTCCTGGGGATCCCGTTGTCACTCCAAAACCTCGCCCGGGACGGCCTGATCGTGCTGATGGGGGGGCTCTCGCTGGGGTTCACCCGGCGGGAGACGCGGGATTATAACGAGTTCGGGTGGGGGCCCATCCGTGAAGTGGCCATCCTCTTCGCCGGGATCTTCGTCACCATCGCACCCGTGATCGCGATCCTCAAGGCGGGGGAAGCGGGGCCCCTGGCCGCCCTCGTGCGGTCCGTCCGGGAGCCGTGGCAGTACTTCTGGGCAGTGGGCGGACTCTCCTCCTTCCTGGACAACGCCCCCACCTACTACACCTTCTTCAACATGGCCCTGGGCCGGTTCTTCCCCGGGAGTCCCGAGTTCGAGGCGGTCCGCGGCCTGATCGGCCACCACCCGCTCTGGCTCGAGGCCATCTCGGCGGGGGCCGTTTTCATGGGCGCCAACACCTACATCGGGAACGCGCCCAACTTCATGGTCCGTTCCATCGCGGAGGAGGCGGGGGTCGCCATGCCCTCCTTCTTCGGCTACCTGTTCCGCTGGTCCCTGCCGATCCTGATCCCCACCTTCCTCGTGGTGGGGTGGTTGTTCTTCTGACGCCGCGTAGCGCCCGGCC
It encodes the following:
- a CDS encoding sodium:proton antiporter, whose translation is MIRLLLAGAGVLLTAGACPAATSGAAGAEANLGAVIPLWLGIPFAGILLSIALFPVLAPRFWHHRYPWVSAAWGLAAVVPFVALHAGRAVNELLHIVLVDYIPFIILLWGLFTVSGGIALRGRLVGTPGLNLLFMASGTVLASFMGTTGAAMLLIRPLLKANRNRRHKVHTVVFFIFLTANVGGCLTPLGDPPLFLGFLHHVPFFWTLKLMPVFLFTAGVLLAVYALIETRLYRQDRRGMLRKEAEAPDPHRLSVDGKRNFLFLGGILGAVLMSGMWAGPGFHLLGIPLSLQNLARDGLIVLMGGLSLGFTRRETRDYNEFGWGPIREVAILFAGIFVTIAPVIAILKAGEAGPLAALVRSVREPWQYFWAVGGLSSFLDNAPTYYTFFNMALGRFFPGSPEFEAVRGLIGHHPLWLEAISAGAVFMGANTYIGNAPNFMVRSIAEEAGVAMPSFFGYLFRWSLPILIPTFLVVGWLFF